The Paenibacillus swuensis genome contains the following window.
GGTCAACGATGCCCCGGTCGCTCTCGACCTCGAGGATACAACAGCGGAAGACATTCCTTCAATCGGACAATTATCAGCATCGGATGTGGATGGAGACGCGCTTGTCTACAGCTTGAACACACCGCCTACCCGCGGAACGGCGGTTGTGAATCCGGACGGTGCTTACACGTATACCCCGGATGCGAACTTTAACGGCACCGACAGCTTTACGTTTCTCGTTTCCGATGGAAACGGCGGAAACGATACCGGTACGGTCACCATTGCAGTCACTCCTGTGAATGATCCTCCTGTTGCGAGTGATGTAAGTTTGATCACTTTGGAAGATACTCCCGTCAATGGCCAAGTGACGGCGACGGATGTGGATGGCGATGTTCTCGTATACGACATCTTCACCCCTGCGTCCAACGGCACCGTTCTTATGAACCCGGACGGATCGTTTACGTATACGCCAAATCTAAATTTTAACGGTGTCGATACGTTCACCGTTCAAGTGTCGGATGGAAACGGGGGAACCAATGAGGCAAGTGTGTCAGTAACCATTACACCTGTCAACGATCCGCCGGCAGCATACGACGTATCGGATACAACTTCGGAAGACGTGTCTACAAGCGGAAGTGTCTCCGCGTTGGATCCGGACCGGGACGTGATCACGTTCACCTTGATTACACCGCCGGCTAACGGAACGGCTGCCGTGAGTCCGGATGGAAGTTACACCTATACACCTAATCCCGATTACAACGGGACTGACAGCTTCGTTGTGCAGGCGGATGACGGCAACGGCGGAACCGACACGGCTACAGTCACCATTGAAATTACGCCTGTCAATGATCCTCCGGTGGCCGAAGATGTAAATGTAACGACGGCGGAAGATACACCGGTCAGCGGGCAGGTCACGGCAACGGACGTGGATGGGGATACCATTACGTTTCAGCTCTTTACACCGCCTTCTCAAGGGACAGTGATCCTGAATTTGGACGGGACGTTTACTTATACGCCTAACCCAAATTATAACGGTCCAGATACGTTTACGGTTCAAGCGAGCGACGGGAACGGCGGAACCGATGAAGCAAGTGTGATTATAACGGTTACCCCTGTAAATGATGCGCCGGTAGCCTTTGATTTAGTCAATACAACTTCCGAAGATGTACCCTCCAGCGGCCGTTTGGCCGCCACGGATGTGGATGGCGATCCGCTTACCTTCAGTTTGGTGACACCGCCGGTCAACGGGACCGTGGTTGTGGAACCGGACGGCAATTACACGTATACGCCTAATCCGGATTACAACGGCACCGATGCGTTCACGATTCGCGTGGAGGATGGAAACGGAGGAAGTGATGAGGCGGTCATTACCATGGTGATTACACCGGTGAACGACGCGCCTGTTGCGCCGGATCTGAACATTACGACTCTGGAGGATACCCCTGTCGGAGGCCAGGTTGCGGCAACGGACGTGGACGGGGATGTTCTGATTTATGTGTTGACCAGCCTGCCTACGAACGGTGCGGTCACTCTGAACGCGGTCGACGGAAGCTTTACGTATACGCCCAACCAAGACTTTAACGGGACCGACAGCTTTGCTGTAACCGTGGACGACGGCAATGGAGGAACGGACGAAGCCAATGTTTCCATCGTAATCACACCTGTTAATGACCCGCCAACCGCGTTTAGTGTGAGTGACCAGACTTCTGAGGATCGGCCTTCCTACGGTCAGGTTATCGCCTTTGATGTGGATGGCGATCCGTTAACCTTTAGCTTGTCAGCTCCTCCTACAAACGGCACCGCCGTTGTAAATCCGGACGGCTCCTATATCTATACGCCGAATCCGAATTTTAACGGACTGGATGTATTCCCCGTTCTTGTGGATGACGGCAACGGGGGATCCACGATTGTCACGGTAACGGTTCAAGTGAACGTAACCCCGGTGAACGATCCGCCGGTCATCACGGATATCACCTTGACTTTGGCGGAGGATACAGCGGTAACAGGGCAAGCGGCAGCCACAGATGTGGATGGTGATTCGCTAACGTACGCTCTGTTCACGAGTCCGTCCAACGGGGTTGCTGTTGTGAACTCTGACGGAACCTTTACGTATACGCCAAATCAAGACTTTAACGGACCCGATACGTTTACGATTCTTGTATCTGACGGGAACGGAGGGACCGCAGCGGGCAGCGTGTTTCTCACGATAACGCCGGTAAACGATCCGCCGGTATTGGCGGACGCCTTCGAACAAATCTCAGAGGATACCGTATTTACATCGCGTTTGCAGGGTATGGATGTGGATGGGGATTCGCTAACGTACAGTCTGTCCGCACCGCCATTAAACGGTAACGCTATCGTGGAAACAGACGGCTCATACGTGTATACACCGAATGTGAATTATAACGGAACGGATACGTTTGAAGTTAGAGTGGACGACGGTAACGGGGCATTCGACACTGCGGTGGTTACCATCACGATCCTGCCCGTGAACGATCCTCCTCTAACAGCGGATATGTTCATAACCACTGCTGAGGATACACCTGTAACCGGCCAGGTTTCCGCCTCTGATGTTGACGGAGATTCATTAACATTTACATTATGGACGCCGCCAAGCAACGGTACAGTAAACCTTAATGCGAACGGTGAGCTTACGTACTTCCCGTTTACAGATTTTAACGGTATGGATAGCTTCACCGTTCAAGTGGATGACGGCAACGGCGGGACCGCCATTTCGGGTGTCTATATTACAGTGACACCCGTCAATGACGCTCCGGTGGGCATCGACGTATTCGATACAACAGACGAAGATGTGCCCTCGGACGGACTCATCACAGCAACGGATGTCGACGGGGATCCCCTAACGTTCGCCTTGGATGCCGGACCTGTGAACGGAACTGTCACCGTTGCGCCGGACGGAAGCTACAGATATGTGCCAAACCCGGATTATCACGGCACGGATGTCTTTACAGTTACCGTAAGTGACGGTCAAGGAGGCGAAGATAAGGTCACTGTGACCATAGAGGTTAGACCGGTGAATGACTCGCCGATCGCGGAGGATCTCGTTCTGACAACTGACGAAGATACACCGGTTACCGCGAGCGTAACTGCATCGGATGTCGACGGGGATGCGCTTGTGTTCAGCTTGAATACGGAGCCTGCTAACGGTACGGTAGCCATCCGAGCGGACGGTACGTTTACGTACACGCCAAACCCCGATTATAACGGGCCGGACGGATTCACTGTATTTGTAACGGATGGGAACGGCGGCAGCGATGTGGCGAATATTATTTTGACCGTGACGCCTGTAAATGACCCGCCTAATGTAGTGAGTGAATCCTTGTCGACCTTAACGAATTTGCCATTCGACGACCGGATTAAAGCAGAAGACCCAGACAGCTCCGCCCTCACTTATTTGTTAAGCGCAACACCTGTCAACGGAACCGTGGATTTGAGAGGAGACGGGACATATACGTACACGCCTGATTTAAACTTCAGCGGGTTGGATTCCTTTCAGGTTACCGTGTCCGATGAAGACGGAGGCAGCTCGGTAAGCACCGTTGAGATCAATATCGTACCCTTGGTTACCGCGCTCGAGGCCATGCTCTATACGTTAGTGAATACGCCTGTTAGTTCTTCTTTTCCCGTAAACCTTGAGGTTATTGTGGCCTCCGTGTTGTCGGTTCAGCCCGCAAACGGCACTGCTACGGTATTTGCGGACGGTACGTTCACCTATGTGCCTAATCCGGATTTTATAGGAAATGACTTTTTTACCATATCTGTTAACGGTATACCGGCTTTCATCCAAGTGAATGTGATCCCGAATAATCAGCCACCGATATTTAATGATATTGCCATTATTACAAGCAGAAACCGTTCCGTGCAGGAACAAATTGTCGCGTTTGATTTGGAAGGCAGCCCGGTCACGTACGCTTTGACAACACCGCCGTCCCATGGTACGGCACAAGTAGGAATCGACGGGATCCTCATTTATACGCCAAACCGTGATTTCACAGGTACGGACTTCTTGACGGTTGCGGCTGCGGACGCTGAGGGCGCCGTGACCTACAAGACATTGTATGTAACGGTTGAGTTCAGCAATGTGGCACCGAACGTACCTGATCTGTTCGTCTCAGCTTCAGAGAATGGCTCGGCATCAGGGATGTTATCCGCTTATGACGAGGACGGAGATGTGCTGATATATCAAATTTTCGGAGGGCCGGCGAATGGCATTGTCACGCTTCGAGACGACGGGACATTCATATATCAGGCAAACCAAGGATTTAACGGCACTGATACTTTTATCGTTAGCGTAAGGGACGCGTTCGGAGGAGAGGATACGGCGATCGTAACGGTAATCGTGGGCGGAATGCAGAGCCCGCCGGAAGTAAGTCCGGTGAATGCGGGCCTTTCGCAAGGCGGCACCATTACTGGACGATTACCGGGATACGATCCCGAAGGCGGGCAAATCCGATTCACGCTGCTAAGACGTCCCGCTAACGGAACAGCCATCATAGGAGACGGAATTTACACGTATACGCCGGATTCGAACTTTATCGGAAGAGATTCCTTCATCGTAAGGGCGACGAGCAGTGTAACAGGGCTTTCCTCGGATATTGTCATCACGATTGAAGTTTACGCAGGGGCGGAACCCGGCAAACGCCCGCCGCTCGATAGGGTTCCAGATGAAGCAAGGCCAGGGAACACAGCGCGGGAGAACCAAGGCGAAAACCCGGAAGATCGTCAAAGCGAAAACCAAGGTTTAACAAGAAGGGAATCTAACCTGGTATTCGATGCGGATAATGAAATGATTCTGACAAGAGATTATGACGTGTTTACGGCGGAAAACCAGCCTGTATCCGGCATAGCAATTGCCAGATCCACAACAGGCAGACGGTTAAGATACTTCTTGGGGATTCGCCCGGACCATGGCCGAGCGGACGTAAGCCCGGACGGAAGCTGGATGTACACCCCGGATTCGCGATATGTGGGCAAGGATGAATTCGTTATCCGAGTTACGGATGGGGAGCGATTCAACGTTTCGCGAATCCGGATCGTAATTGAACCGACATCGGAAGAATAAGAAGCGACATCTGAGACAAAAGAGGAATAAAGAAACCACAGCCAGAATGAAAATAGAAGAGATAACAAATAAAAGGAGCCCGCCCATGAACACATTCGCCAGACCGCCCTGTTAAGACTTAACCGACCGTCCGGCCCGAGCCCCTCCGTTTCTGTCCTAAAGCTGCGCAAAAGCTGAAGCAACAGAGACGGAAAGGAGCTAATTATGGATTACTCGGCAAATGTTTGGAAACTGTACGCGATGCGGTTCTTTTCCAGTTTGATTCCCGCTTATGTAATCGAGAGGCTTTACTGGGAAGAACGGGGGATGACCATTCAGATGGTCATCTACGCGGAGTTGATTTATGCGCTGACCATCGTTCTTCTGGAGGTTCCTACCGGAATACTAGCAGATCGATTCGGCAGAACTCGAATGCTCGTCCTGAGCGCCTTGTTGGGATGCGCCGAGTTCGCGATCCTGATCTATGCCACCGCGTTCTGGCACTTTGCCGCAGTTGTGTTCTTGGCGGGAATTAGCCGTTCGGCGAGCAGCGGTTCGGAGAATGCATTGCTGTACGACACGTTGAAGGTGCAAGGCAAGGCGGCTTCGTTTGAGCGGCAGCTTGGCTTCCTTAACGCTTTAGACCTAACCGCAGCGATCCTTGCCGCGCTATGCGGAAGTTTACTTGCCGGTCGGTTCGGATTAGAACTGAACTACTGGATTTCGTTGGGAAGCGCGGCGGTGGCATGGGTGCTTTCAATGACGTTAAAGGAGCTGGCTCCGATACAGAGTGAGGCTGAATCGGAAGAAGCCATTCCATTCCGTGAGTATGTTAGAGTGTCCTTGCGCTTCTTCCGCAAGAACCCCAATGTCTTGTTGGTGATGTTCACAGGGATGATCACAGGAGCGGCAATGGGTTATATTGAGGAGTTTTGGCAGCTGTACGTGGACAGATTGGGGTTCCAGGTGTTTTATTTCGGAATGATCTCGGGTTCCGTCATGCTTCTGCAATTGCCGGGCAATATCCTTGCGCATTGGTTGATCCAAAAGCTCGGTTATCGCAAGTTGCTGTTTATTCTTCTGGCCGTGTTTACCATCGGTTTTGCCTATGTGGCCACATGCAGGGATGTTGCAGGCTTAACAGCTATGTTGATCATTTGTGCCTGTTCAGGCGTCATGGAACCTCTGGCCTCCGGATACCTCCATCACCGGATCGATTCCTCCAAGCGCGCGACCATGGACTCGTTTCAATCG
Protein-coding sequences here:
- a CDS encoding MFS transporter, with product MDYSANVWKLYAMRFFSSLIPAYVIERLYWEERGMTIQMVIYAELIYALTIVLLEVPTGILADRFGRTRMLVLSALLGCAEFAILIYATAFWHFAAVVFLAGISRSASSGSENALLYDTLKVQGKAASFERQLGFLNALDLTAAILAALCGSLLAGRFGLELNYWISLGSAAVAWVLSMTLKELAPIQSEAESEEAIPFREYVRVSLRFFRKNPNVLLVMFTGMITGAAMGYIEEFWQLYVDRLGFQVFYFGMISGSVMLLQLPGNILAHWLIQKLGYRKLLFILLAVFTIGFAYVATCRDVAGLTAMLIICACSGVMEPLASGYLHHRIDSSKRATMDSFQSLGENVMSIVAGLGFGYYATKYDVFGGYGFVAFLCLGCWMWFIAASRRLER